GGCGGCGAGCGCTCGAGGTGCAGGCCGACATCGAGTCCCGGCTGGTGGAGTGCGGCGGCGTGACCGGTCAGGGCATCGAGTCGCACTGGCTCGCCTTCCACAGCGCCCGCGACGCGGCCCGTCCGTCGGCGCGGGTGAAGCGCGGCAAGGGCGGCTACCGGTTCGTGAAGACGTCGCCGGCGCTCGACCATCCGGTCGTCGAGGAGCCGTTCTGGTTCTCCGGCGACCCCGCCGACTTCGCGGTCTACGAGACCGAGGACGAGTGGTCGCTCGAGGGCTTCCGCCACAAGTTCCACCAGCTGCTGTACGGCGAGGTGGAGACCACAGACCGGATGGGCAAGATGCTGGCCGAGTTCCCGGACCTGCCGTGGGAGATGCGGATGGAGCTCGCCCACCAGATGTGGGACGAGGCGCGGCACATCGAGATCGTGGCGAAGGCGTGCGAGGAGCTGATGGGCGCTGACCTCGGCTACGGGCCGTGGTCGCTGGTCTGGTGGTGGATGCAGAACGAGGAGGATCCGCTGCGGCGGATCACGGTGACCAACTCCTGGGCCGAGGCGAACCTGATGCAGACCCTGCGGATCTGGCGGCAGGAGGCGGAGAAGCGCGGGTACGGGCGGATCGCCGAGCTGTGCGACTACCTGCAGGCCGACGAGCTGACGCACGTGAAGCTGGCGACGACCTGGATCCGCGAGCTGCTCCGCGACGATCCCGCCCGGCAGGACGACCTCGTGGCGTGGGGGCGCAAGGCGGTGGCGCGCATCGGCGGCTTCTGGAACGCGGACGACGTTCCGGAGACCACGCACTTCACGTTCCAGCAGTCCGCGCCCACGCAGGTGCCTGCGAGCGCTGCGCGCCACCCGGGTGAATGACCCGCTCGTGGCTGCCCTCGAGGCGGCCGACACGGTGTTCTACGACTTCGACGGTGTGCTCGCGGACACGGAGCCCGTGCACCTGCGCAGCTACCGCGAGCTGATGGCCGACATGGGCGGGGAGCTCGACGAGGGGCTGTTCCGGCAGCTGATCGGACGCAAGGAGCGGGAGATCTGGCCGGCGGTGATCAGCCGGCCGGTGGAAATCGACGCCCTCGTCGCCAGACGCGCAGAGCGATTCCTCGCCATCGCCGAGGACGAGCGGCTGGCGCTGGACGCCCGCCTCGAGTGGATGCTTCGCTGCGGTGGCGGCGAGCGCGTCCTGCTCAGCTCGGGCAACCCGGCGATCGTCGACCGGCTGCTGGAGGTCTGGGACGTCGCCGGCTCCTTCGCCGAGGTACACGCGCTCGGCGACAGCCCGGTCGACAAGGTGGAGCAGCTCCGCCGGCTGGTGGGCCGGCGCCGCGCGCGCGGCCCGTGGCGCGGCGTGCTGGTGGAGGACTCTCCGCGCATGCTGGCGGAGGGGCGGCACCTCGGCCTGGTCACGGTCGGCGTGGTGCACTCGCTGAACCGGCGCGAGGACCTGGAGGCGGCGGACATGGTCGTCGACCGGGCGGCGTGACCGAGACGCGCGTCGACGTGGTGGTCGCCGGCCTCGGCGGGATGGGGAGCGCGGCGGCTTACTGGGCGGCGGCGATGGGAGCGTCCGTCGCAGGGCTCGAGCAGTTCGAGCTGGGACACGACCGCGGCGGGTCGCACGACCATTCGCGGCTGACGCGGCTCGCCTACCACCACCCTGACTACGTCCTCCTGGCGCGGCGCGCGTTCGACGTGTGGCGCGAGGTGGAGCAGGCCGCCGGCGAGCAGCTCGTCGTCCTGACCGGCGGGGTGGATATGTTCGCGTCCGATGCGCCGCTCGGGCGCGAGGTGTACGCGTCCAGCCTCGAGCAGGCCGGTGCGGCGTTCGAGCGGGTGACCGGGGTCGACGTCCGGCGCCGCTGGCCGCAGCTGCAGCCACCGGAGGAGGTGGAGGCCCTCGTCCATCCGCAGGCCGGCCTGGTCGCGGCCGACCGGGCGAACGCCGCGCACCAGCGGCTCGCGCAGGCGGCCGGCGCGCGGCTGGTGGAGCGCTGCCCGATTCGCGCGCTGCGAGCTGACGGTGGCGACATCGTGGTCGAGGCGGCGGCCGGGACGTGGCGGTGCCGGTCGGTGATCGCAGCGGCCGGCGCGTGGCTGAACGAGCTGCTCGAGCCGCTCGGCGAGGCGCTCCCGCTCACCGTCACGCAGGAGCAGATCTCCTACCTGGAGGCCGGGGATCTGGAGGCGTTCGACCGCGCGCGGTTCCCCGTCTGGATTTGGCACGGAGCGCCGACGTTCTATGGGTTTCCGGTGTTCGGAGAGCGGGCGGTGAAGGTCGCGGAGGACCACGGCGGCCCGGTCGTCACCGCACGCAGCCGCAGCATGCAGCCGGACGAGGCGGCGGAGCGGCGGGTGGTGTCGTTCGCGCGGCGTGTGATCCCGGGGCTCGGGAGCCCGGTGCGGTCGAAGACGTGCCTCTACACGCTGACCCCGGATCGCGACTTCGTGATATCCGCGCTGCCACGGCACCCGAACGTGATTGCGGCCGTCAGCGACGGCCACGGGTTCAAGTTCGCGTCGCTGATCGGGATGCTGCTCGCCGAGCTCGCGCTCGGACGCGAGCCGTCGGTCGACCTGACGCGCTTCCGGGCAGACCGTCCCGCGCTCGCCTCCGGCGCCGGCGAGCCGGCGCGGGTGTAGGCGGCACGTGTGCCGGAAAGCCGCGGGGGGTATGGACCGGTCATGCTCTGGCTGCTCCTGCTCATCCTGGTGATCGTGGTGGTCGGCGTCGTCGGCGCCATCAAGATCGCGCTGTGGGTGATCCTGATCGCGGTGCTCATCGCCCTGCTGGCCGGCTTCCTCGGCCGCGGGCTGTTCAGCCGCTGACGCCCCCGGCGTCGCGAGACCGTCACGTGCCTCGTGACGGTGTCCGACTCCCGTCGTGTGGGCGTGACGGTCGCGTTACGACCCTGTGGCAGGTGCGCCGCATGGTTGGGCGGATCCGGCGCCCACCCCAATTATTGGAGTCCAACCCCTGCCGCGTGCGTGTGATGCGCCCGTGACGCTTCGGTGAAGGCTCGTCCGGGAGGCTCCGGCAGCGCCTAGGAGCCGCTGAGCGCGATCGCGGCGGCCAGGCCGGCCACTCGCTCCCAGTCGCCGCCCTCCGTGACGGTCACATGGCCCAGCTTCCGGCCTGGCCGGGGTGCCTTGCCGTAGAGGTGGAGATGCGCGCCGCTGACTGCGAGCACCGACGCCGCGTCCGGCACGTCGCCGATCAGGTTCACCATCGTGGACGACCCGCGGGTTGCGACCGACCCCAGCGGCAGCCCGAGCACGGCCCGCAGGTGGTTCTCGAACTGGCTCGTCTCGGCGCCCTCGATCGTCCAGTGGCCCGAGTTGTGGACGCGCGGCGCGATCTCGTTGGCAAGCAGCCGCCCGCCGACCTGGAACAGCTCGAGGGCCAGCACGCCGACGTAGTCGAGCTCCTCCATGATGCCGGTCACGTACCGCTCTCCCAGCTCCTGCAGGTCTGGCGTCAGCGCCGGTGCGGGCGCGTGCGTCACCCGCAGGATCCCGTCGGCATGGTGGTTCTCGACCAGCGGGTAGCACCGCACCTCGCCTCCTCGCCCACGCACGGCGATGGCCGACAGCTCGCGGTCGAACGGCACGAAATCCTCGAGGATCAGGGGCACGCCGCCGAGTGCATCGAAGGCTCCGCTCGCGTCGGCCGGCTCGCGGAGCACCCGCTGTCCCTTGCCGTCGTACCCGAGCCGGCGCGTCTTCAGCACGCCTCGCCGGCCCGCTGCCTCGAGCTCCTCCTGCGAGCCGATCGCGGCGAAGCCCGTCGTCTCGATCCCCAGCCGCTCGAACAGCTGCTTCTCGGAGAGCCGGTCCTGCGCCATCTCGAGCGCGCGCGGCGGCGGGTGCACCGGAACCCGTGCGGCGAGGCGCTCGGCGGAGCTCGCCGGGACCGACTCGAACTCGAAGGTGACGACATCGGCGTCCGCGGCCAGCCGGTCGAGCCCCTCGGGGTCGTCGTACGCGCCGACGATCAGTGCGCCCGCCGCGCCCGCCCCCGCGTCCGGCGCGGGGTCGAGGAAGCTGCAGCGAACGCCGAGCGGGATGCCGGCAAGCGCCATCATGCGCGCGAGCTGCCCGCCGCCCAGGATCCCGACGCGCATCACCCGGCGGGATCGGGGTGCGCCAGCACGTCGCGCGTCTGCACCGCCCGGAACTCGTCCAGCGCCCGGCGGATCGCCTCGTCCTGCGTGGAGAGGATGGCCGCCGCGAGCAGCGCCGCGTTGACGGCCCCGGCGCGCCCGATCGCGAGCGTCCCCACCGGCACGCCTGCCGGCATCTGCGCGATGGAGAGCAGCGAATCGATCCCCGAGAGCGCCTTCGACTGCACCGGCACGCCGAGCACCGGCAGGCTCGTCTTCGCCGCCGCCATCCCAGGCAGGTGCGCCGCGCCGCCCGCTCCCGCGATCAGCACCCGCAGGCCGCGGTCGCGCGCCGATGCGGCGTACTCGAACAGCAGGTCCGGCGTCCTGTGTGCCGAGACGACACGGTGCTCGCATGGCACAGCGAGCTCCTCCAGCGTCTCCACCGTATGGCGCATCGTCTCCCAATCCGAGCGCGATCCCATGATGACGCCCACCAGCGGGGCGGCGCTGTCGCTCATGGGTCGGACACTACACTGCCACCGTGACCGACGAGGCGCAGGCGCCCCCGGCCACCGCGGCCGGTCTCAGCAGCGACGAGGCAGCCCGGCGGTTGGCGGCGCGGGGCCCGCTTCCGCCCGCTCCCAGCAGCCGCTCGGTCGCCAGCATCGTCCGCTCGAACACGCTGACGCTGTTCAATCTGATCCTCGCGGCGTTCTTCGTGCTGATCCTGATCGCGGGACGCCCGGCGGACGGTCTGTTCGCGGGCGTGCTGGTCGCGAACGCCTCGATCGGCATCGTCCAGGAGCTGCGCGCCAAGCGCGTGCTCGACCGCGCCGCCCTGCTGGTCACGCCCCGCGCCCGCGTCGTCCGCGACGGCGACGAGCGGTTGGTCGACATGGGCGAGATCGTGGACGGCGACCTGGTAGCGCTGCGGCCGGGCGACCAGGTGGTGGCCGACGGCCGCGTTGCGGCCTCCGTCGGCATGCTGCTGGACGAGTCGTCGCTGACCGGGGAGTCGCTTCCCGTCCCGCGGGAGACCGATGAGGAGCTGCTGTCGGGCTCCTACTGCGTCGAGGGCAGCGGCAGGTATGTCGTGACCGGTACGGGGCCTGACAGCTACGCCTGGCGGCTGCTCGGCACCGCGCGTGAGGACACGGCGCAGCGCTCGCCGCTCGAGCTGCAGATCAACCGCCTGCTCCGCGTCCTCGTCGGCGTCATGATCCCGCTGGGCGGTGCATTGGTGTGGACGCTCGAGCAGCGCGACACGCCGTTTCGCGAGGCGGCCGCCACGGCGACTGCCGGCATCGTCACCCTGGTGCCCGAGGGTCTCGTCCTGCTCATGAGCCTGACGTTCGCCGTCGCCGCCGTGCGCCTCTCCCGGCGCGGCCTGCTGGTCCAGTACACCAACGCCGTCGAGTCGATCGCGAACGTCGACACCGTCTGCCTCGACAAGACCGGCACGCTGACCGACGGCACGCTGCAGCTCCACGCCGTCACCCCGCTCGGCGCAGCAACCGAGTCGGAGCTGCGAGACCTCGTGTCGGCGTACGCAGCCGGCGCGGCGTCCCGCAACGCGACGCTCGACGCGGTCGCCGCCGCGCTGCCCGGTTCGGCGTGGTCGCCTGCCGCCGAGGTGCCGTTCTCGTCGCGATGGAAGTGGAGCGCGCTCCAGCGCGACGGTAGCTGGCTCGTCCTCGGCGCCCCCGACGTGCTCCTGCCCGGGCCCGAGCAGCGGGTCGCCGAGCACGAGCGCGCCGGGCGCCGCGTGCTCGCATTCGGCCGTGCCCTGGGGCCGATCGACCCGTCCGATGACGGCCATGCGGCTCCTGCGGTCGACCCTCTGGGGCTCGTCGTCCTGGAGGAGCGGCTCCGGGACGACGCCGCCGACACGATCGCGTTCCTCTACCGGCAGGGGGTCGAGGTGAAGGTCATGTCGGGCGACTCCCCGGCAACCGTCGCGGCGGTCGCCGAGCGGGCCGGCGTGCGCGCCGGCGCGCGCGCGTGGGCGGGCACGGAGCTGCCCGAGGACGCCGCGGCGCTCGCAGCGACCGTCCAGGGGTCGACCGTGTTCGCTCGCCTGACGCCCGAGCACAAGCGCCGTCTGATCGGTGCGCTCAACGGCCACGGCGCGTACGTTGCCATGATCGGCGACGGGGTCAACGACGTGCCCGCCATGAAGGCGGCGCGCCTGGCCGTCGCCCTGGGCAGCGGAACCCAGCTCGCGAAGAGCGTCGCCGACAGCGTGCTCGTGGCCGACCGCTTCGGCGCGATCCCGGACGCCGTCGCAGAGGGCCGCCGGATCATCGGGAACGTCCAGCGCGTGGCGAAGCTGTTCGTCACCAAGTCGGTCTTCGCGGCCTTCGTGATCGCGACGTTCGGCCTGTGGACGGGCGAGTTCCCGCTGCTGCCGCGCCACCTCTCGCTCGCGGCCACGTTCACCGTCGGGGTGCCCGGATTCCTGCTCGCGCTCGGCCCGGCCAGCGGCGCGCCCGAGTCAGGCGACTTCCTGCGTCGCGTGCTCCGCTTCTCCGTCCCGGCCGGGGTCGTCACGGGAGCCGCGACGCTGTTCGCCTACCTCGCGGTCAGCGACGTCCGGGGACACAACGACACCGAGGGCCGCACGGCGGCGGTCACCGTGTTCGTCGCCATCGGGCTCTACCTGCTGCTCGTCCTCGACGCCGAGCGGATGCAGGCCAGCCGCCGGTACGCGGCCGTGGTGGTCGCGCTCGCGGCTTCGCTGGGCGGCGGCTTTCTGGCGGTGCTCGGCGCGCCGGCCCTGCGCCACTTCTTCGCGCTCACGGTGCCCGGCTTCTGGGCGCTGCTCGTGATCGTCGCCTCCTGTGTCGGGGCCGCCTGGCTGCTCGGGCGCCTGGGGCTGTCTCCCTACCGGGGCAGCTCCCTGCCCGAGCCGGTGTCGCGCGCAGAGCGCAGCGCGTAGTCGGCGAAGACGAGGTCGGCGGCGCCGTTGCCGAGGTTCTGGCAGACCACGCGTCCGGCCGGCCGCTCGCCCCTGATCGCCGCCCCCGTGTAGCCGTCCGGCTCGCGGTAGCCGGGGAACGAGCCGGCCTCGCGGTACCGCAGCAGCTGGCCCACGTCGTCCGAGTACAGGGCGGCGTCGTTGGCGACGTCCGCGCCGACGGACGTGGCGTAGTCGAGCGGGAGCACGAGCGCGTCGGGCCGAAGCCAGCCGGGATCCAGGCGACCGCCGTCGGCGCCGATCGGGATCGCGGTCACCACGACGGCGGCGCCTTCCACGGCGTCACGTAGGGCACGCACGCAGGTCAGCGCGATCCCGGGCGCATGCTCGGCCGCCCACGCCTCGATCGCCTGCGCAGATTCCGGACGGCGGGTGACAACCGTGACGTCCTCGCGGCCGAGCGCCTCCAGGACGAGCAGGTGGGTCCGCGCCTGCACGCCGGCGCTCGTGACAGCGACGTGTCCGGGCTGCCGAGGCGCGAGCGCGTCGATGCACGCGCCGGACACCGCCGCCGTGCGCGCCCCGGTCAGCGCCGCGGCGTCCATCACCGCGATGGGCATCCCGGTGCCCGCGTCGGAGAGCACGACCAGCCCGACATGCGTCGGCAGGCCGATTGCCGCGTTGCGTGGATAGGCCGCGATCCACTTCAGCCCGAGCAGATCGCCGTCTCGCAGGTATGCCGGCATGGCGTTGGCGAACCCGTCCGCGCGAGGGTGGACGGACGGCTTCGGCGGAAGCTCCGCCGATCCGTCGGCCAGCGCGATCAGCGCCCGCCGGGCCATTGCCACGGACTCGAGCGGCGGCGGCAGCGCGGCGGCCACCTCGGCTTCCGACAGGTGCAGGAGCCGCATCTGCGTCACGGTCGCCATCGCCGCGCGAGCCTACACCGCGCGCAGGTCGTGCGCGAGGCGGCGGAACGGGCCGTCCTCGGCGAGCAGGTCGCGCTCCGTGCCCCGCTGGATGACGTTGCCATGGTCGACGACGAGGATCTCGTCCGCGCGCCGCACCGTCGCCAGGCGGTGGGCGATGATGACGGACGTGCGGCCGTGAAGCAGCCGGTCGAGCGCGCGCTCGATCTGGATCTCCGTGGGCCGGTCGATGTTCGAGGTGGCCTCGTCGAGGATCAGGATCCGCGGGTCCGCGAGCAGAGCGCGCGCGATCGAGATCAGCTGCCGCTCGCCGGCGGAGAGCCCGGCGCCGCCCTCGCGCACCTCGTGGTCGAGCCCGCCGTGGAGCCGGGCGGCGATGCGGTCGACGCCGACGGCCGCCGCCGTCTCGCGCACCTGCTCATCCGTCGCGTCGGGCCGCGCGAACCGGATGTTGTCCGCGATCGTGCCCGAGAACAGGAACGGGTCCTGCAGCACCACCCCCAGCTGGCGGCGGTACGTCCGGAGACGGACGTCACGCAGGTCGATCCCGTCGACGCGCACGGCTCCCTCCCGCGGGTCGTAGAACCGCGCGATCAGCTTCGCGAGCGTCGACTTCCCGCCGCCGGACTGGCCGACCAGCGCCAGGCAGCCGCCCGCCGGCACGTCGACCGCAATGCCGTGCAGCACCTCGTTGTTCCCGTACGAGAAGCGGATGCCGTCGAGCTCCAGGTGCCCCTCGATCGGCGGCATCGGCCGCGCGCCGGGCCGGTCGCCGATGTCCGGCTCGGTATCCAGCACCGTGGTGATCTTCACCATCGCCGCGGCGGCCGACTGCATCTGGCCGTAGACGTCTGACAGCTCCTGCAGAGGCTGGAACACCAGCTGCAGCAGGTAGACGGCGGTGATCAGCGTGCCGATCGTGATCTGCCCCTCCCGGTAGAGGTGCGCGCCCAGCAGCAGCACGGCGGCGGTCGACGTCATGCCGAGCAGCTCGATGGACGGGAAGAACACCGAGAGCAGGCTCTGCGTCCGAACGTTGGCCGCGCGATTCTCGAGGTTGAGCGTGTCGAACTGCGCCTGGAACGCGCGCTCCCTGTTGAACGCCTGCACGATCGCCATGCCCGACACCGACTCCGCCATGTGCGCGGTCACGGCCGCGATCCGCTCACGCACCTCCAGCTGGGCGACCGACGACCGGCGCTGGAACCAGCGCGTCAGCACGAGCGCGGGCGGGAGCACGATGAACGCGATCATCCCGAGCCGCCAGTCGACGATGAACACGGCGACGATCGCCGTTGGAAGGAGCACGACGTTGGCTGCGAGCGTGGGCAAGCCCTGCGACAGCGCGTCCGAGAGCGCGTCGACGTCCGACGTCAGCCGAGCGATGATCCACCCGGCGCGCTGCTCCGAGAAGTACCGCAGCGACAGCGCGGTCAGGTGCTCGAACAGGTCGCGCCGCAGACCGAGCACGATGCCCTGGCCGACGCCGGCCAGCCCGCGGATCAGGGTGGCGCTCAGGGCCCAGCCGGCTGCGCCGACGCACAGGTAGATCACGACGATCACGGACAGGTACTGGCGGTCGGCCTTCGCGATGCCGTTGTCGATCGCGGCGCGGACGAGCAGCCAGCCGCCCGTCTGCGCAGCGGCCTGGCCGGTTGCGACGAGCAGCAGCATGGCCACGAGCAGGCGCTTTCCCCGGAGGTAGATGGTCAGCCGGCTGAGCCCTGTGCGGCGCTTATGCGGCAAGGGTCTCGTCTCCGAACAGTGCGGCGAAGTCGCCGCCGGCCGCCGCCAGCTCCGCGGGTGTGCCCTGCTCCGCGATGCGGCCGTCGCGGAGCACGACGGCGCGGTCGGCGATCGCCACGGTCGACAGCCGCTGCGTCGCGACGAGAACTGTGCGGCCGAACAGTGCCGGCCGCACGGTGTCGACAAGGCGGCGCTCGGTCTCGGTGTCGACAGCCGACAGCGGGTCGTCGAGGACGATTGCGCCCG
The Gaiellales bacterium genome window above contains:
- a CDS encoding DUF455 family protein, producing MPIVDRREFGGRFSVKENSQRLANYRYLEIQLMEIVGGWSHTTPQLAFKAAFGYQVYDHAQAADMLGERLWQLRSGRERQEPATDEVARLCEHVWTLTDTIDRLVAVYRVLEPHLVSTYVYHADATDPLADAPTARALRSLAAMDQSHVAWGQAALESLTQTSDGRRRALEVQADIESRLVECGGVTGQGIESHWLAFHSARDAARPSARVKRGKGGYRFVKTSPALDHPVVEEPFWFSGDPADFAVYETEDEWSLEGFRHKFHQLLYGEVETTDRMGKMLAEFPDLPWEMRMELAHQMWDEARHIEIVAKACEELMGADLGYGPWSLVWWWMQNEEDPLRRITVTNSWAEANLMQTLRIWRQEAEKRGYGRIAELCDYLQADELTHVKLATTWIRELLRDDPARQDDLVAWGRKAVARIGGFWNADDVPETTHFTFQQSAPTQVPASAARHPGE
- the solA gene encoding N-methyl-L-tryptophan oxidase — translated: MTETRVDVVVAGLGGMGSAAAYWAAAMGASVAGLEQFELGHDRGGSHDHSRLTRLAYHHPDYVLLARRAFDVWREVEQAAGEQLVVLTGGVDMFASDAPLGREVYASSLEQAGAAFERVTGVDVRRRWPQLQPPEEVEALVHPQAGLVAADRANAAHQRLAQAAGARLVERCPIRALRADGGDIVVEAAAGTWRCRSVIAAAGAWLNELLEPLGEALPLTVTQEQISYLEAGDLEAFDRARFPVWIWHGAPTFYGFPVFGERAVKVAEDHGGPVVTARSRSMQPDEAAERRVVSFARRVIPGLGSPVRSKTCLYTLTPDRDFVISALPRHPNVIAAVSDGHGFKFASLIGMLLAELALGREPSVDLTRFRADRPALASGAGEPARV
- a CDS encoding 5-(carboxyamino)imidazole ribonucleotide synthase; protein product: MRVGILGGGQLARMMALAGIPLGVRCSFLDPAPDAGAGAAGALIVGAYDDPEGLDRLAADADVVTFEFESVPASSAERLAARVPVHPPPRALEMAQDRLSEKQLFERLGIETTGFAAIGSQEELEAAGRRGVLKTRRLGYDGKGQRVLREPADASGAFDALGGVPLILEDFVPFDRELSAIAVRGRGGEVRCYPLVENHHADGILRVTHAPAPALTPDLQELGERYVTGIMEELDYVGVLALELFQVGGRLLANEIAPRVHNSGHWTIEGAETSQFENHLRAVLGLPLGSVATRGSSTMVNLIGDVPDAASVLAVSGAHLHLYGKAPRPGRKLGHVTVTEGGDWERVAGLAAAIALSGS
- the purE gene encoding 5-(carboxyamino)imidazole ribonucleotide mutase; the protein is MSDSAAPLVGVIMGSRSDWETMRHTVETLEELAVPCEHRVVSAHRTPDLLFEYAASARDRGLRVLIAGAGGAAHLPGMAAAKTSLPVLGVPVQSKALSGIDSLLSIAQMPAGVPVGTLAIGRAGAVNAALLAAAILSTQDEAIRRALDEFRAVQTRDVLAHPDPAG
- a CDS encoding HAD-IC family P-type ATPase, producing MTDEAQAPPATAAGLSSDEAARRLAARGPLPPAPSSRSVASIVRSNTLTLFNLILAAFFVLILIAGRPADGLFAGVLVANASIGIVQELRAKRVLDRAALLVTPRARVVRDGDERLVDMGEIVDGDLVALRPGDQVVADGRVAASVGMLLDESSLTGESLPVPRETDEELLSGSYCVEGSGRYVVTGTGPDSYAWRLLGTAREDTAQRSPLELQINRLLRVLVGVMIPLGGALVWTLEQRDTPFREAAATATAGIVTLVPEGLVLLMSLTFAVAAVRLSRRGLLVQYTNAVESIANVDTVCLDKTGTLTDGTLQLHAVTPLGAATESELRDLVSAYAAGAASRNATLDAVAAALPGSAWSPAAEVPFSSRWKWSALQRDGSWLVLGAPDVLLPGPEQRVAEHERAGRRVLAFGRALGPIDPSDDGHAAPAVDPLGLVVLEERLRDDAADTIAFLYRQGVEVKVMSGDSPATVAAVAERAGVRAGARAWAGTELPEDAAALAATVQGSTVFARLTPEHKRRLIGALNGHGAYVAMIGDGVNDVPAMKAARLAVALGSGTQLAKSVADSVLVADRFGAIPDAVAEGRRIIGNVQRVAKLFVTKSVFAAFVIATFGLWTGEFPLLPRHLSLAATFTVGVPGFLLALGPASGAPESGDFLRRVLRFSVPAGVVTGAATLFAYLAVSDVRGHNDTEGRTAAVTVFVAIGLYLLLVLDAERMQASRRYAAVVVALAASLGGGFLAVLGAPALRHFFALTVPGFWALLVIVASCVGAAWLLGRLGLSPYRGSSLPEPVSRAERSA
- a CDS encoding ABC transporter ATP-binding protein, with translation MPHKRRTGLSRLTIYLRGKRLLVAMLLLVATGQAAAQTGGWLLVRAAIDNGIAKADRQYLSVIVVIYLCVGAAGWALSATLIRGLAGVGQGIVLGLRRDLFEHLTALSLRYFSEQRAGWIIARLTSDVDALSDALSQGLPTLAANVVLLPTAIVAVFIVDWRLGMIAFIVLPPALVLTRWFQRRSSVAQLEVRERIAAVTAHMAESVSGMAIVQAFNRERAFQAQFDTLNLENRAANVRTQSLLSVFFPSIELLGMTSTAAVLLLGAHLYREGQITIGTLITAVYLLQLVFQPLQELSDVYGQMQSAAAAMVKITTVLDTEPDIGDRPGARPMPPIEGHLELDGIRFSYGNNEVLHGIAVDVPAGGCLALVGQSGGGKSTLAKLIARFYDPREGAVRVDGIDLRDVRLRTYRRQLGVVLQDPFLFSGTIADNIRFARPDATDEQVRETAAAVGVDRIAARLHGGLDHEVREGGAGLSAGERQLISIARALLADPRILILDEATSNIDRPTEIQIERALDRLLHGRTSVIIAHRLATVRRADEILVVDHGNVIQRGTERDLLAEDGPFRRLAHDLRAV